The sequence below is a genomic window from Chloroflexia bacterium SDU3-3.
GGGTCTTCGTGGTAAAACAGCTTTTGTCTTCCTTGGAGTCTTGGGGTCTTGGTGGTAAAAGAACTTCGCGCCTTTGTGGTAAGACGGTCATCTCGTCGCCGCCATGGCCGGGCGCACCTCGCGCTGGGCTGGGCTGTGGTTCAGGAAGGGCCGCTCGAACATGCGGTGGAACACATAGGCGGCGGCCAGCAGCAGCGGCGTGGTGACAAAGATCTGAAGCAGCAGCAGCGCGTGCGGCGACGCGATCCGCCCGCTGGCCAGGCGGAAGATCGCCTGCTGGATGGGGTTGTGGATGAGGTAGAGGCTGTACGAGAGGCCGCCCAGCCCCACCGCCCAGCGCGACTCCAGCAGCCGCATGCTCAGGTGACGCCGCCCAGCGTCGCCGCGCCGCGCCCGCCGTGCGCACATGATCACCAGGTAGGTGGTGCCGATACCCACTAGCACATCGGCGATCCACTCTGGCGCATCGTAGGGGAAGCAGGGTAGGCAGGCCAGCCCGTAGCATAGCAGAATGACCGGCCAGCCGAACAGGCGCGGCCAGCGCGCCAGCGGCGGGTGCGCCTCGCCGCTGGCCACCACCCGCGCCGCCAGCATGCCCATGGCGAACAGCGCCACGAACCACGGGTACGCCCAGTAGAAGCTGCGCTCCTCGGGCAGCAGCAGCCACGGCAGCAGCGATACCACCAGCGCCACGCCCACCGTGGCCGCGCTGCCCAGGCGTCGGCGCAGCGGCAGCAGGGCCAGCGGGAACACAAAGTAGATCTGCCACTCGGTCGCCACGCTCCACAGGGGGGTGTTGATGCGGTGCGCCCATGTGAAATCCAGGTTGTGCACCATGAAGATGTGCGAGAGCACAATGTCGGGGGTCAGCGCGTCGTTGATCTGCCCGCCGCCCACCTGCCCGTGCCGCTGCATGGCCTGCCCTGCGTACACTAGCGCCGCCGACATGGCCAGCGCCGCGTAGTAGGGCGGCAGGATGCGCCGCGCCCGCCGGTAGAGGTAGCTGCCGAAGCCGTTGGGCAGCTCGTCTACCCCCGCTCTGGCCAGCGGCAGCATCAGGCAGAACCCCGACAGCACGATGAACACATCCACCGCATAGTGCCCGTAGTTCATCCACAGCGTCGCGATTTCCGCCGCTGGCCCCAGGTCGATCTCGCGCGTGAAGTAGTAGGCGTGGAAGATCACCACGTACAGCGCGGCGATGCCCCGCAGCCCATCCAGGAACGCTAGGTGCTGGCATGGCGCGTCTGGCTGTGCTGCGGTGGTCTCGCAGCGCCCCGAGGGTCGGCTCATCATTGCGTTCGCTCCTTTGGCGTGGCGCGCACAGCCTGCGGGTG
It includes:
- a CDS encoding acyltransferase — translated: MMSRPSGRCETTAAQPDAPCQHLAFLDGLRGIAALYVVIFHAYYFTREIDLGPAAEIATLWMNYGHYAVDVFIVLSGFCLMLPLARAGVDELPNGFGSYLYRRARRILPPYYAALAMSAALVYAGQAMQRHGQVGGGQINDALTPDIVLSHIFMVHNLDFTWAHRINTPLWSVATEWQIYFVFPLALLPLRRRLGSAATVGVALVVSLLPWLLLPEERSFYWAYPWFVALFAMGMLAARVVASGEAHPPLARWPRLFGWPVILLCYGLACLPCFPYDAPEWIADVLVGIGTTYLVIMCARRARRGDAGRRHLSMRLLESRWAVGLGGLSYSLYLIHNPIQQAIFRLASGRIASPHALLLLQIFVTTPLLLAAAYVFHRMFERPFLNHSPAQREVRPAMAATR